A DNA window from Niabella yanshanensis contains the following coding sequences:
- a CDS encoding rod shape-determining protein, whose protein sequence is MGLFNWFTQEIAMDLGTANTLIIHNEEVAVNEPSIVALNRNNPKEVLAVGKRALMMHEKTHESIRTVRPLKDGVIADFNAAELMIRELIKLVYPKKPLFPPSWRMMICIPSSITEVEKRAVRDSAEQAGAKEVYLIHEPMAAALGIGIDVEEPVGNMIIDIGGGTTGITVIALAGIVCDQSIRIAGDEFTADIMEALRRYHSLLIGERTAEQIKIQIGAAMKDLDNPPDDIPVNGRDLVTGIPKQIMVSYQEVAEALDKSIFKIEEAILKALEQTPPELASDIYRRGLYLTGGGALLRGLDKRLSQKIKLPVHIADDPLKSVVRGTGIALQNYDRYPFVMR, encoded by the coding sequence ATGGGACTTTTCAACTGGTTTACTCAGGAAATAGCAATGGATTTGGGTACCGCAAATACCCTCATTATACATAACGAAGAAGTGGCTGTAAATGAGCCAAGTATTGTAGCATTAAACCGTAATAATCCAAAAGAGGTTTTAGCGGTTGGTAAGCGTGCATTAATGATGCACGAGAAAACACATGAAAGCATCAGAACCGTCCGTCCGTTAAAAGACGGTGTAATTGCTGACTTTAATGCGGCTGAATTAATGATACGCGAGCTGATAAAGCTGGTGTATCCGAAAAAGCCCTTATTCCCGCCGAGCTGGAGAATGATGATCTGTATTCCTTCTTCCATTACCGAGGTAGAGAAACGTGCGGTTAGAGATAGCGCTGAACAGGCTGGGGCCAAAGAAGTATACCTGATTCATGAGCCCATGGCTGCCGCTTTAGGTATTGGTATTGATGTAGAAGAGCCGGTGGGTAATATGATTATCGATATCGGTGGTGGAACTACAGGGATCACGGTAATAGCATTGGCTGGTATTGTTTGTGATCAAAGTATACGTATTGCGGGTGATGAATTTACGGCTGATATTATGGAGGCTTTAAGAAGATACCATAGTCTTCTAATTGGAGAGCGCACGGCAGAACAAATAAAGATCCAGATCGGCGCCGCCATGAAGGATCTGGACAATCCCCCGGATGACATCCCGGTAAATGGCCGTGACCTGGTAACCGGTATTCCCAAGCAAATCATGGTGAGCTACCAGGAAGTAGCCGAAGCTTTGGATAAAAGCATTTTTAAAATTGAAGAGGCCATCTTAAAAGCGCTGGAGCAAACACCCCCAGAGTTGGCCAGCGATATTTACCGCCGCGGTTTATACCTTACCGGCGGTGGAGCTTTATTAAGAGGGTTGGATAAAAGATTAAGCCAGAAAATTAAGCTGCCGGTACATATAGCTGACGATCCGCTTAAAAGTGTGGTAAGAGGTACAGGCATTGCGCTGCAAAACTATGACAGGTACCCATTTGTAATGAGGTAA
- a CDS encoding RNA polymerase sigma factor: protein MERSFLSDDELLLLFRDPVTKQKAFSQIIEKYKEKLYWHIRRMVLIHEDADDVLQNVFIKMWKGLEQFREESKLYSWLYRIASNESITHLNRIKKQLQVETDQATHSYLEEQVKADSYFDSSKVEWKLQLAIQTLPEQQKLVFNLRYFDEMTYQEISEVLGVTVGALKASYHHAAKKIQDYLVNELNF from the coding sequence ATGGAGCGCTCCTTTCTTTCTGATGATGAACTTTTACTTCTGTTTCGTGACCCGGTTACGAAACAGAAGGCGTTTTCACAGATTATTGAAAAATACAAGGAGAAACTTTACTGGCATATACGACGGATGGTATTAATACATGAGGATGCCGACGATGTATTGCAAAACGTTTTCATCAAAATGTGGAAGGGGCTTGAGCAATTCAGGGAAGAGAGTAAATTATATAGCTGGCTTTACCGCATCGCCTCCAACGAGAGTATTACTCATTTGAACCGAATCAAAAAGCAACTACAGGTAGAAACAGACCAGGCAACTCATAGCTACCTCGAGGAGCAGGTAAAGGCCGACTCCTATTTTGATTCGTCCAAAGTAGAATGGAAGCTGCAACTGGCTATTCAAACCCTGCCCGAACAGCAGAAGCTTGTTTTTAATTTGCGGTATTTTGATGAAATGACCTATCAGGAAATTAGCGAAGTACTGGGTGTAACAGTAGGCGCATTAAAAGCCAGCTATCACCATGCGGCAAAAAAAATACAGGATTACCTGGTAAACGAATTAAACTTTTAA
- a CDS encoding transketolase family protein, translating into MALKDIQSTGSKDTRSGFGDGIVEAARKNENIVALTADLLGSMKLNQFVKEFPERFVQCGIGEANMIGVASGLSIGGKIPFTTTFANFSTGRVYDQIRQSVAYSGKNVKICASHAGVTLGEDGATHQILEDIGLMKMLPGMTVVVPCDYTQTKAATQAIAEYEGPVYLRFGRPSWPIFTKEEDFQIGKAQYFSEGTDVTIFACGHLVWNAIQAGAELEEKGISVEVINIHTIKPLDEEAVIKSLKKTKCAVTAEEHNIIGGLGDAIGQCAAKNFPVPIEYVGTKDTFGESGTPKELLKKYGMDVSDIVAAAEKVMARKNA; encoded by the coding sequence ATGGCTTTAAAAGACATTCAATCAACAGGAAGTAAAGATACGCGCAGCGGCTTCGGCGATGGTATTGTAGAAGCAGCACGTAAAAACGAAAATATTGTTGCCCTCACAGCCGATTTGTTAGGCTCGATGAAACTAAACCAGTTTGTTAAAGAGTTTCCCGAAAGATTTGTGCAGTGCGGTATTGGTGAAGCCAATATGATCGGCGTTGCATCAGGACTTTCCATTGGAGGAAAAATTCCTTTTACCACCACTTTCGCCAACTTTAGTACGGGCCGGGTATATGACCAGATCCGCCAGTCCGTTGCTTACAGCGGCAAAAATGTAAAGATTTGTGCTTCGCATGCGGGTGTAACCTTAGGCGAAGATGGCGCCACGCACCAGATACTGGAAGATATCGGGTTAATGAAAATGCTACCGGGTATGACCGTAGTAGTACCTTGTGATTATACACAAACCAAAGCGGCTACACAGGCTATTGCTGAATATGAAGGACCGGTTTACCTGCGTTTTGGTCGCCCCAGCTGGCCTATTTTCACCAAAGAAGAAGATTTTCAGATCGGTAAAGCCCAATATTTCTCCGAAGGCACTGATGTTACCATTTTCGCTTGCGGTCATCTGGTATGGAATGCCATTCAGGCAGGAGCAGAATTAGAAGAAAAAGGAATTAGCGTGGAGGTAATTAACATACACACCATCAAACCTTTAGACGAAGAAGCGGTGATCAAATCGTTGAAAAAAACCAAATGTGCGGTTACTGCAGAAGAGCACAATATTATTGGCGGACTGGGCGATGCGATTGGGCAGTGTGCGGCTAAAAACTTCCCGGTTCCTATTGAATATGTGGGTACGAAGGACACTTTTGGCGAAAGCGGTACTCCTAAAGAGCTGCTGAAAAAGTATGGCATGGACGTTTCAGATATCGTTGCCGCTGCCGAAAAGGTAATGGCCCGCAAAAATGCATAA
- the mreC gene encoding rod shape-determining protein MreC, with protein sequence MRNIFLFIRRYSVFVLFLVLQIIALYFLFTYNGSHRAKGLGLAGGVTSYFNGKYNSLEDFFTMQEENRRVHRLNDSLMNLLNANFVVADSGTTVLRDSTYRDTLGSNRHFIWRSAQVLYSTSGSDKNYLQINRGSSNGIGDDMGVFSSNGGLVGKVINTGKNFSEVMSLLNVVNKFSVQLKRTGSAGMLSWDGKSPQELTLNNIPKTDSVRSGDTILTGTYSRSYPPGRMVGVVSRVLVDKSSNFFVLKVKPAANLTSLQQVFVVENLNYNELEQLDKATHNMVERKGGNK encoded by the coding sequence ATGCGTAATATCTTTTTATTCATCCGGCGTTATTCAGTTTTCGTACTGTTCCTGGTCTTACAGATCATTGCGCTGTATTTTTTGTTTACCTATAACGGCTCGCACCGGGCTAAAGGGCTCGGGTTGGCAGGAGGTGTTACGTCCTACTTTAACGGGAAATACAATTCATTAGAAGACTTTTTTACCATGCAGGAAGAAAACAGGCGGGTGCACCGGCTGAACGATTCCCTCATGAATTTATTGAACGCCAACTTTGTTGTGGCAGATTCGGGAACAACCGTTTTGCGGGATTCCACTTACCGGGATACTTTAGGTAGTAATCGTCATTTTATATGGAGAAGCGCCCAGGTATTATACAGCACTTCGGGTAGTGATAAGAATTATCTGCAGATCAACCGGGGAAGCAGTAACGGCATCGGTGATGATATGGGGGTTTTTAGTTCTAACGGTGGATTAGTCGGAAAAGTGATTAATACCGGAAAGAATTTTAGCGAGGTAATGAGCTTACTAAATGTAGTGAACAAATTTAGTGTACAGCTAAAAAGAACCGGTAGCGCAGGTATGTTGAGCTGGGATGGGAAATCACCACAGGAGCTAACACTTAATAATATTCCTAAAACAGATTCGGTACGAAGTGGGGACACCATTTTAACCGGCACCTACTCCAGGAGTTATCCACCGGGGCGCATGGTAGGAGTGGTGTCCAGGGTTTTAGTTGATAAGTCAAGTAATTTCTTTGTACTTAAAGTAAAGCCGGCAGCCAATTTAACCAGCCTGCAGCAGGTATTTGTAGTAGAAAACCTTAACTATAACGAGCTGGAACAGCTGGATAAAGCAACACATAATATGGTTGAACGAAAGGGAGGTAACAAATGA
- a CDS encoding MBL fold metallo-hydrolase produces the protein MKIIPLSEGAFTVDASKQFIPFKFNEDEMADRNRGSLLVEIQPFVVITGSDIILLDTGLGLTGEDGQFQLYKNLRDQGINAGDITMVIMSHLHKDHAGGLINPYTRQLAFENATYHIQKQELEYATEIGSASYNTDLLELLQNSDALVLTEAETGFIADGISYEVTGAHSKYHRVIWLREGEETIFFGADDAPQLSQMKTRFAAKYDYDGKKAMQLREKWLLEGTEWQFLFYHDIQTPVKRFE, from the coding sequence ATGAAGATTATACCCCTTTCAGAAGGCGCATTTACCGTAGATGCGTCGAAGCAATTTATTCCCTTTAAATTCAATGAAGATGAAATGGCTGACCGTAACCGGGGCAGTCTTTTAGTGGAAATTCAGCCTTTTGTTGTGATAACCGGCAGCGATATTATATTGCTTGATACCGGCTTAGGGCTTACCGGTGAAGACGGGCAGTTTCAATTATATAAAAACCTGCGCGATCAGGGTATTAATGCCGGCGATATCACAATGGTGATCATGAGCCATTTACATAAAGACCACGCGGGCGGGCTGATCAACCCCTATACCCGGCAGCTGGCGTTTGAAAATGCCACTTATCATATTCAAAAGCAGGAGCTGGAATATGCTACGGAAATTGGGTCGGCATCGTACAATACCGATTTATTGGAGCTGTTACAAAATAGCGATGCCCTCGTGCTCACAGAGGCAGAAACCGGCTTTATAGCCGATGGGATCAGCTACGAGGTAACAGGCGCTCATTCAAAATATCATCGCGTAATTTGGCTAAGGGAGGGCGAAGAGACGATTTTCTTTGGTGCAGATGACGCGCCTCAGCTCTCACAAATGAAAACCAGGTTTGCGGCTAAGTACGACTATGATGGAAAAAAAGCTATGCAATTGCGGGAGAAATGGTTGCTGGAAGGTACAGAGTGGCAGTTTTTATTCTATCACGATATTCAAACACCTGTAAAACGTTTTGAATAA
- a CDS encoding rod shape-determining protein MreD: protein MSDLVRNTIRFILFVFLQVYVLNVMPHLHQLITPYIYFLFILWLPFYMKKGWVLILGFLLGISVDYYTMSPGLHAAASVLIAFLRPFIINLFAPKDATEFSYKEPSPKAMGWNAYLLYALILTFCHNFYLLFLEWLSFGSFIHFLMKVVTTSAISMLMIVIAELIFPRKLKFRSNTA, encoded by the coding sequence ATGAGTGATCTTGTAAGAAATACCATCCGCTTTATACTGTTTGTTTTCCTGCAGGTATATGTATTAAATGTAATGCCGCATTTGCACCAATTGATCACACCTTACATTTATTTTCTTTTTATTCTATGGCTGCCCTTTTATATGAAAAAAGGCTGGGTACTGATACTGGGATTCTTATTAGGTATTAGCGTGGATTACTATACAATGAGCCCTGGTTTACATGCGGCGGCCAGTGTGCTGATCGCCTTTTTACGACCCTTCATTATCAATCTGTTTGCACCTAAAGACGCAACCGAGTTTAGCTATAAAGAACCCTCTCCCAAAGCAATGGGTTGGAACGCCTATTTATTGTATGCGTTGATCTTAACTTTTTGCCACAATTTTTACTTATTATTCCTGGAGTGGCTTTCGTTTGGCTCTTTCATTCATTTTTTAATGAAGGTAGTGACCACTTCTGCCATCAGTATGCTGATGATAGTTATTGCTGAACTGATCTTCCCACGAAAGCTGAAGTTCAGGTCCAATACAGCATAG
- the mrdA gene encoding penicillin-binding protein 2, which translates to MSVFNQSRSYIIRAIFLAVFIVILAQLVNLQIFGRKYHQLARDNAVFAKIVYPERGIIFDRKGKPILNNVIMFDLMVTPAEVKNIDTSAFCRLMNIDTAEFRQKIVEAVVKNTRVRPSIFMSLLTPEMQARFEENGWRFSGFNLVARPVRSYPFNVGAHILGYISEADQRDIERSGGFYRMGDYRGKNGLEYTYEKVLMGQRGIEYMIKDNKNRLVGHFENGDFDTMAVAGRGLKTHIDVELQALAEKLISNKVGAAVAIDPKTGGILAMASGPTFNPNDLTGPEFKKNYQKMNLDVASPLLNRGIQGRYPPGSTFKPLGGLVALDEGVITPAFGYPCGGRYFSCGAGKPACTHAGGGHAANLRAAIANSCNSYFVDVYRKVVDNRKYGNTKKGYEVWEDYMNLFGLGVRLGVDVPSENMGNIPTVAVYDKEYRGSWNSCTNLTLGIGQDKMLATPLQLANAMCIIANRGYYYTPHFVDSLENETIADSAFMNKYRTRHDALTHISDTAFSATINGMQDVVTHGTARNVRIPGINVCAKTGTAQNSRIIGGKKWDLPHNAMFVCFAPKEDPKICVAVVVESGGYGGSSAGPIARLMMEKYLFDTLSTKSLADAERTANVNLMPPYLPRLQYLTDSARAYQWLKDYKDSSMILKFRGRGRATADSAAKRKKLDEERKKEEQQKKANQRIAAAVAILTEPKKNSQPSKATYTA; encoded by the coding sequence ATGTCCGTATTCAATCAATCGAGGAGTTATATCATACGCGCCATTTTCCTGGCCGTTTTTATTGTTATCCTTGCTCAGTTAGTTAACCTCCAGATCTTTGGCCGGAAATATCATCAGCTGGCCCGGGATAATGCTGTTTTCGCGAAGATCGTATACCCCGAGCGTGGTATCATCTTCGATCGTAAAGGGAAGCCCATCCTGAACAATGTAATCATGTTTGACCTGATGGTAACGCCTGCCGAGGTCAAGAATATTGATACATCAGCTTTTTGCAGGCTAATGAATATAGATACGGCTGAATTCAGACAAAAGATCGTAGAGGCAGTGGTTAAGAATACGCGGGTAAGACCATCCATATTTATGTCGCTGCTGACCCCTGAAATGCAGGCGCGGTTCGAAGAGAATGGCTGGCGGTTTTCCGGCTTTAACCTGGTAGCCCGCCCGGTAAGATCTTACCCCTTTAATGTGGGCGCACATATCCTAGGATATATCAGTGAAGCTGATCAGCGGGATATTGAACGTTCGGGCGGATTTTACCGTATGGGCGATTACCGCGGTAAAAATGGGTTGGAATATACTTATGAAAAAGTGCTGATGGGCCAGCGGGGTATTGAATACATGATAAAGGATAACAAGAACCGGCTGGTAGGTCACTTCGAAAACGGAGATTTTGACACCATGGCGGTTGCAGGTCGTGGATTAAAAACGCATATTGATGTAGAATTACAGGCACTTGCCGAAAAGTTGATCAGCAATAAAGTAGGTGCGGCGGTAGCCATCGACCCTAAAACGGGTGGCATCCTGGCCATGGCTTCAGGGCCTACATTCAATCCTAATGACCTTACTGGGCCTGAGTTCAAAAAGAATTACCAGAAGATGAACCTGGATGTAGCGTCGCCTTTGTTAAACAGGGGCATACAGGGGCGCTATCCTCCTGGTTCTACATTCAAGCCCCTGGGCGGCCTGGTAGCTTTGGATGAAGGCGTGATCACTCCCGCCTTTGGCTATCCTTGCGGGGGGCGTTATTTTTCCTGCGGTGCGGGAAAGCCCGCCTGTACCCATGCCGGTGGAGGGCACGCAGCTAATCTCAGAGCCGCCATCGCTAATTCCTGCAACTCTTATTTTGTAGATGTATACCGGAAGGTGGTGGACAACCGCAAATACGGCAACACCAAAAAGGGATACGAGGTTTGGGAAGATTATATGAATTTGTTTGGTTTGGGGGTTCGCCTGGGTGTAGATGTACCTAGTGAAAACATGGGGAATATCCCGACAGTAGCTGTTTACGACAAAGAATACCGGGGTTCCTGGAACTCCTGTACTAACCTGACACTGGGCATTGGGCAGGACAAAATGCTGGCTACCCCTTTACAGCTGGCCAATGCCATGTGCATTATTGCCAACCGGGGCTATTATTATACGCCCCATTTTGTTGACAGCCTGGAGAATGAAACTATTGCCGATTCGGCATTTATGAATAAATATCGTACCCGTCATGATGCGTTGACGCATATTTCTGATACTGCCTTTAGCGCCACCATCAATGGTATGCAGGATGTGGTTACTCATGGTACAGCCCGTAATGTAAGAATACCGGGTATCAATGTTTGTGCAAAAACCGGTACGGCTCAAAACTCCCGGATCATTGGGGGTAAGAAATGGGATCTGCCGCATAATGCCATGTTCGTTTGTTTTGCTCCCAAAGAAGATCCTAAAATTTGTGTTGCTGTAGTGGTAGAAAGTGGCGGTTATGGTGGTTCATCTGCTGGTCCCATAGCCCGGTTGATGATGGAAAAATATTTATTTGATACCTTAAGCACGAAAAGCCTGGCCGATGCAGAAAGAACAGCGAATGTAAACCTGATGCCTCCTTATTTGCCCCGCCTGCAATATTTAACAGACTCTGCGCGGGCCTACCAGTGGTTGAAGGATTACAAGGATAGCAGCATGATCCTGAAATTCCGCGGCCGTGGCAGAGCCACTGCCGACAGTGCAGCAAAACGTAAAAAACTCGATGAGGAAAGGAAAAAAGAAGAGCAGCAGAAAAAAGCAAATCA